One genomic window of Desulfuromonas sp. includes the following:
- the aroB gene encoding 3-dehydroquinate synthase: MEQLKVGLGQRSYPIWIGDDILDNLGRALKEVDFPRKVAVVTNPTVGGLYAERVLEALAKEGFHAETVTVPDGEQFKNLETLETIYDGLIENGLDRFSGLVALGGGVVGDMAGFAAATYLRGIPFAQVPTTLLSQVDSSVGGKTAVNHPLGKNLIGAFYQPRHVHIDVATLTTLPHREFAAGMAEVVKYGIIRDRSFFDWLGSHRSELQRLDRTALIEAVKRSCQIKANVVEVDENESYLRAILNFGHTFGHAVETLAGYGQIKHGEAVAIGMVVAAVGASTLDLCTSGEVDSIRELLASFGLPVEPPSFSLEDYLNAMGRDKKVKEGVLRLVLNRGIGDCLLRDIAEPAGFFASVLNTLPMGR, encoded by the coding sequence ATGGAACAGTTGAAAGTCGGCCTCGGGCAGAGGAGTTACCCGATTTGGATCGGCGATGATATCCTCGACAACCTGGGCCGAGCCCTTAAAGAGGTCGATTTTCCGCGCAAGGTTGCGGTGGTTACCAACCCGACCGTTGGAGGCCTTTACGCGGAGCGTGTTCTGGAGGCCCTTGCCAAAGAGGGCTTTCATGCCGAAACGGTGACGGTGCCAGACGGGGAGCAATTTAAGAACCTCGAAACCCTTGAGACCATTTACGACGGTCTCATCGAAAACGGTTTGGACCGCTTCAGCGGACTGGTCGCCCTCGGCGGCGGGGTGGTCGGCGATATGGCCGGGTTTGCCGCAGCCACCTATCTGCGCGGCATCCCCTTCGCTCAAGTGCCCACTACCCTCCTGTCACAGGTCGACAGTTCGGTGGGGGGGAAGACTGCCGTCAACCATCCCCTTGGAAAGAATCTGATCGGCGCCTTTTACCAGCCCCGCCACGTTCACATCGATGTCGCCACCCTGACTACCCTGCCGCACCGCGAATTTGCAGCCGGCATGGCCGAAGTTGTCAAGTACGGCATTATCCGGGACCGCTCTTTTTTCGACTGGCTTGGAAGCCACAGGTCAGAGCTGCAGCGGCTTGATCGCACCGCTCTGATTGAGGCGGTGAAGAGGTCTTGCCAAATCAAGGCGAATGTTGTAGAAGTTGACGAAAATGAAAGCTATTTGAGGGCTATTCTCAATTTCGGCCATACTTTTGGCCATGCCGTGGAAACTTTGGCCGGCTACGGCCAGATCAAGCACGGCGAAGCGGTGGCCATCGGGATGGTCGTCGCCGCGGTGGGGGCCAGCACTCTCGATCTGTGCACTTCGGGCGAGGTCGATTCCATTCGCGAATTGCTGGCGTCTTTCGGCCTCCCGGTGGAGCCGCCCAGTTTTTCCCTTGAAGACTACCTGAATGCCATGGGGCGGGACAAGAAGGTGAAGGAGGGGGTTCTGCGCCTCGTTCTCAACCGTGGCATCGGCGATTGCCTCCTTAGGGACATTGCCGAGCCGGCCGGTTTTTTCGCTTCTGTTTTGAACACCTTGCCCATGGGAAGGTGA
- a CDS encoding tetratricopeptide repeat protein — MTEKQSPASLLGKIAEYTEILDRNPRSKVFVPLCEAYRQMGMLDDALEIAIRGVQNLSDYPDGYIALGRVQTQLGARSEALQAFEKALELDEGNLTALKDLARLLLQGDDKGRARELLQRAALLRPDDRGIARMLGSFSSEQPSASAPEASESNLPQSPEMAAAGRRDEPIATATLAEIYVGQGFLENAAKVYRDLLTRDPANEDVRARLSALESQLEDEQTQFAEVPDTGPSEPTVSPGAGAGSSLAKESPAAETASPLSSADKRVEIFQRWLEAIRNRRLHVS; from the coding sequence ATGACCGAAAAGCAGTCCCCGGCCTCACTGCTGGGAAAGATCGCCGAATATACCGAGATCCTCGACCGGAACCCTCGCTCCAAGGTCTTCGTGCCCCTTTGCGAGGCGTATCGGCAAATGGGTATGCTCGACGATGCACTCGAAATCGCCATCCGGGGGGTGCAGAACCTGTCAGACTATCCCGATGGGTACATCGCCCTGGGAAGGGTCCAGACCCAGTTGGGTGCGCGGTCCGAGGCCCTGCAGGCATTCGAGAAGGCTTTGGAGCTTGACGAGGGGAACCTCACGGCCCTCAAGGACTTGGCTCGGCTCCTCCTTCAGGGGGACGACAAGGGGAGGGCGCGGGAACTTCTGCAACGAGCCGCTCTTCTCCGGCCGGATGACCGGGGCATCGCCCGGATGTTGGGCAGCTTCTCCTCCGAACAGCCTTCGGCATCCGCCCCGGAGGCGTCGGAATCGAATCTCCCGCAGTCTCCGGAAATGGCGGCGGCAGGCCGTCGAGACGAACCGATCGCCACCGCAACCCTGGCCGAGATCTATGTCGGGCAGGGTTTTTTGGAGAACGCCGCCAAAGTTTACCGGGATCTGCTGACCCGCGATCCCGCCAACGAGGACGTTCGCGCCAGGCTTTCCGCCCTGGAATCGCAGCTCGAAGATGAACAGACCCAGTTCGCCGAAGTCCCTGATACGGGTCCTTCCGAGCCGACCGTCTCCCCGGGGGCTGGAGCCGGGTCCTCCCTGGCGAAGGAGTCGCCGGCGGCGGAAACCGCCTCGCCACTGTCGTCTGCCGACAAACGGGTTGAAATCTTCCAGCGCTGGCTGGAGGCGATTCGCAATAGGAGGCTTCATGTTTCATGA
- a CDS encoding roadblock/LC7 domain-containing protein yields the protein MFHDILEGIVAGTAGGIGAVLMGYDGIAIDQHFKPWDGADLQLVAVEYANVLKDIKKTAEILDSGDMEEVSVKTEKFYVIIRILTDEYFVALTLDRAGNYGKGRYLLSRDAPRLREALG from the coding sequence ATGTTTCATGATATTCTGGAGGGCATCGTCGCCGGCACTGCAGGCGGTATCGGTGCCGTGCTGATGGGCTACGACGGCATCGCCATCGACCAGCACTTCAAGCCATGGGACGGGGCCGACCTGCAACTCGTCGCCGTGGAATATGCCAACGTCCTGAAGGACATCAAGAAGACTGCGGAAATCCTCGACAGCGGTGACATGGAGGAGGTCTCGGTCAAGACCGAGAAATTCTACGTTATCATCCGCATCCTCACCGACGAGTACTTCGTGGCCCTGACCCTGGACCGCGCAGGGAATTACGGTAAAGGGCGGTACCTTCTGTCCCGGGATGCGCCGCGTCTCCGTGAGGCCCTGGGCTGA
- the aroQ gene encoding type II 3-dehydroquinate dehydratase: MMEILVLHGPNLNLLGVREPEVYGRETLEDIDERLRARGNERGVEMSFFQSNHEGHLIDRIHRARQEGAAGMLINPGGLTHTSVALRDAVSGVGLPTVEVHLSNVHAREDFRHHSYLAPVALGQICGFGAASYELALDGLLGILKR, from the coding sequence ATTATGGAAATCCTTGTTCTGCACGGGCCTAATCTCAACCTTCTCGGGGTTCGGGAACCCGAAGTCTACGGGAGGGAGACCCTCGAGGATATCGATGAGAGGTTGCGTGCGCGTGGCAATGAGCGGGGGGTAGAGATGTCCTTTTTTCAGTCCAACCACGAAGGCCATCTCATCGATCGCATTCACAGGGCCCGCCAGGAGGGCGCGGCCGGAATGCTCATTAACCCGGGAGGACTGACCCATACCAGCGTCGCCCTGCGCGATGCCGTTTCCGGGGTGGGGCTTCCCACCGTGGAGGTGCACCTTTCCAACGTCCACGCCCGGGAGGATTTCCGCCATCATTCCTACCTTGCTCCCGTCGCCCTGGGGCAGATCTGCGGGTTCGGCGCGGCCAGTTATGAACTGGCCCTCGACGGCCTTTTAGGGATATTAAAAAGATAG
- a CDS encoding aminopeptidase P family protein, giving the protein MLKDKIALAANLLEACGLDAFVFLHPPNLRFLCGFTGSDGALVATRKTDAFLTDSRYTAQAQQQVSADDVRQYTAKADGILEFLRETGAGKVGFESDSLSYASVERFREKSGNTFEWVPVSRELLSLRGVKTSLEVESLVEAARLNAEAFEEVLPFIRPGAVERDIALELEFSLRRRGGEEKAFDFIVASGERGAMPHGVASNRVIRAGELVTVDFGTRFGGYHSDETVTVAVGDVSPRLREIYDVVLEAHDRAIAAVKPGVPLREIDDAARDFIVERGLGDYFGHGTGHGVGLEVHEYPTVSPRSDETAREGMVFTVEPGVYIPELGGVRIEDMVLVTAAGCRRLTRIPKDFRTLPV; this is encoded by the coding sequence ATGCTAAAAGACAAAATCGCCCTTGCAGCGAATCTTCTGGAGGCTTGCGGCCTCGATGCCTTCGTCTTTCTTCATCCCCCCAACCTCCGTTTCCTGTGCGGTTTCACGGGGAGTGACGGGGCCCTGGTGGCGACCCGGAAGACGGATGCCTTTCTCACCGACTCCCGGTATACCGCCCAGGCGCAACAGCAGGTTAGCGCCGACGATGTGCGCCAGTACACCGCGAAGGCCGACGGCATTTTGGAATTTCTCCGGGAGACGGGCGCGGGAAAGGTCGGATTCGAGTCCGATTCCCTGTCTTACGCCAGCGTCGAGAGGTTTCGGGAGAAAAGCGGTAACACGTTCGAATGGGTTCCTGTCAGTCGGGAGCTCCTTTCCCTGCGCGGGGTGAAAACCTCTTTGGAAGTGGAGTCCCTAGTGGAGGCCGCCCGCCTCAACGCCGAGGCCTTCGAGGAGGTGCTCCCTTTCATTCGGCCCGGGGCGGTGGAGCGGGATATCGCCCTTGAACTCGAATTCTCCCTACGGCGCCGCGGCGGAGAGGAGAAGGCCTTCGATTTCATCGTGGCCTCGGGCGAGCGGGGGGCGATGCCCCACGGGGTCGCCTCGAACCGGGTCATTCGGGCGGGGGAGCTGGTAACGGTCGATTTTGGCACCCGCTTTGGAGGGTACCACTCGGACGAGACGGTCACCGTGGCCGTGGGGGATGTTTCTCCGAGGCTGCGGGAGATCTACGACGTCGTCCTCGAGGCCCACGATCGGGCCATTGCAGCCGTTAAGCCAGGGGTGCCCCTTCGGGAGATCGATGATGCGGCTCGGGACTTTATCGTTGAGCGGGGCCTGGGGGACTACTTCGGTCACGGCACCGGGCATGGCGTTGGCCTTGAGGTTCATGAGTATCCCACCGTCTCGCCCCGTTCCGATGAGACTGCCCGGGAGGGTATGGTCTTCACCGTTGAACCGGGTGTCTACATCCCCGAACTCGGCGGGGTGCGTATCGAGGACATGGTGCTGGTCACCGCAGCGGGCTGCCGCAGGCTGACCCGCATTCCAAAAGATTTTCGAACCCTTCCTGTCTAG
- the accB gene encoding acetyl-CoA carboxylase biotin carboxyl carrier protein: MNIKDLKSLIKMVTDTDITEFEMENPEGKVTIKRGTTEVVQVAAPPSFMHPAPAAPVPAAAPAIAPAAAAPAAAAEQGETINSPIVGTMYWAPSPDSDPYVKVGQVVEKGQVLCIVEAMKLMNEIEAEFRCKIVEGLKANAEPVEFGDPLYRVEKL, translated from the coding sequence ATGAATATCAAAGACCTGAAAAGCCTGATCAAAATGGTGACCGACACAGACATAACCGAATTCGAGATGGAGAACCCCGAAGGAAAGGTGACCATCAAGCGTGGGACCACCGAGGTTGTACAGGTGGCAGCGCCCCCGAGTTTTATGCATCCGGCACCGGCGGCCCCCGTTCCTGCGGCCGCCCCCGCAATTGCTCCGGCGGCTGCGGCCCCCGCCGCTGCCGCCGAACAGGGTGAAACCATCAACTCCCCCATTGTCGGCACCATGTACTGGGCCCCCTCGCCCGATTCAGATCCCTACGTCAAGGTCGGGCAAGTCGTGGAAAAGGGCCAGGTGCTCTGCATCGTCGAGGCCATGAAGCTGATGAACGAAATCGAGGCCGAGTTCCGCTGCAAGATCGTCGAAGGTCTCAAGGCCAACGCCGAGCCTGTCGAGTTCGGCGACCCTCTCTACCGGGTTGAGAAACTCTAG
- a CDS encoding biotin/lipoate A/B protein ligase family protein, which translates to MPRPRWRLIRSGALRAPINMALDEALLESVAAGRSCSVLRLYRWDPPAVSIGYFQQGGGVLNLAACCRLGLDVVRRVTGGRAVLHDREVTYAVISPEGSNLFPGGILDTYLAIAQVLQHALAGLGLETELSKGRNMAGAGGSACFTAPGSFELLCCGCKIAGSAQKRQGGAFLQHGSIPIDLDPERLFLALNTRGGVSAEAGALALTEKVGWVNRFLSRPVHVEDLEDLLLAGFAELLGVELSEEVPSDAEWERARQLQAERYGNPAWTLERLTGPSADRGKGLLTPMSG; encoded by the coding sequence ATGCCGCGTCCCCGCTGGCGCCTCATCCGCTCGGGTGCCCTGAGAGCCCCCATCAACATGGCTCTCGACGAGGCTCTGCTCGAGTCCGTCGCTGCGGGGCGGTCCTGCTCCGTTCTACGGCTCTACCGCTGGGATCCGCCGGCGGTTTCCATAGGGTATTTTCAGCAGGGCGGCGGGGTACTCAACCTCGCCGCCTGCTGCCGTCTTGGGCTCGACGTGGTTCGGCGGGTCACCGGCGGGCGTGCCGTGCTCCATGACCGGGAGGTGACCTACGCGGTGATCTCCCCGGAAGGGTCGAACCTCTTCCCCGGCGGCATTCTGGACACCTATCTGGCCATCGCTCAGGTTTTGCAGCATGCCCTCGCAGGCCTGGGCCTGGAGACCGAGTTGAGCAAAGGGCGCAACATGGCTGGGGCTGGCGGCAGCGCATGCTTCACCGCACCGGGCAGCTTCGAGCTTCTCTGCTGCGGATGCAAGATCGCCGGCAGCGCACAGAAACGCCAGGGAGGCGCCTTCCTCCAGCACGGCTCCATTCCCATCGACCTCGATCCCGAACGCCTCTTTTTGGCCCTCAACACCAGGGGTGGGGTTTCTGCCGAGGCGGGAGCACTGGCCTTGACCGAAAAGGTCGGCTGGGTGAATCGTTTTCTGAGCCGGCCGGTGCATGTCGAGGACCTTGAGGACCTTTTGCTGGCCGGGTTTGCCGAATTGTTGGGTGTCGAACTGTCGGAAGAGGTTCCCAGCGACGCCGAGTGGGAGCGGGCCCGGCAGCTCCAGGCTGAAAGATACGGCAATCCCGCATGGACCCTGGAGCGCTTGACCGGGCCGAGTGCGGACCGGGGGAAGGGGCTCCTCACCCCGATGTCGGGCTGA